One window from the genome of Rhodopirellula bahusiensis encodes:
- a CDS encoding pentapeptide repeat-containing protein, whose translation MASSIKMRNSADNMDVVAQDQSFADCIAEGSHFEGATLTRVTFTDCDLYWASFFMAELTDVTFERCDLRGSDFKEAKMRNCRFLSCDVGDDALGGKT comes from the coding sequence ATGGCTAGCTCGATCAAGATGCGCAACAGCGCGGACAACATGGACGTCGTCGCTCAAGACCAGTCGTTCGCCGATTGCATTGCCGAGGGCTCGCACTTCGAAGGTGCGACACTCACCCGGGTGACGTTCACAGACTGTGACTTGTATTGGGCGTCTTTCTTCATGGCTGAACTCACTGACGTGACGTTCGAACGTTGCGATCTTCGTGGTTCCGACTTCAAGGAGGCAAAGATGCGCAACTGTCGGTTCCTAAGCTGCGATGTTGGTGATGACGCACTTGGAGGCAAAACGTAG
- a CDS encoding DUF1501 domain-containing protein, which produces MKTNRRRFLGHGSAVVLGAMPSLVSRAVMADEGTRSNRNGKILVVIQMSGGNDGINTIIPYADEGYAMHRKKLRLPTDRLLKINDSVGFHPSMRSAADLLEQGKLGIVQCVGYPNPSRSHDTSMAIWHSAQVGDEDVLRSHGWLGMAMDAARKKTDDPDMILVGDESQPLAIQSRRSTAVTLSSLTDLRLRQPAHAQPKPTSDQASESSLAQFVDQTMQDAIATASALERNTEGGADGSAKYPTTRIGRRMQTISTMVKSGFQTPIYYAIQSGYDTHAAQLPSHSRLLREFSDATKAFLDDIEASGLSDQVCVMGFSEFGRRVAENNSEGTDHGTAGPVFLAGNRVRSGLIGTTPKLTDLVDGDLQMSTDFRNMYQEVTQAWLGISELQAAESPSSLKLFDA; this is translated from the coding sequence ATGAAGACAAATCGAAGACGATTTCTTGGCCATGGTTCCGCCGTTGTGTTGGGGGCAATGCCTTCGCTGGTCAGCCGGGCAGTGATGGCGGACGAAGGAACTCGGTCGAACAGAAACGGCAAGATCTTAGTTGTGATCCAGATGAGCGGAGGCAATGACGGAATCAACACGATCATCCCTTACGCCGACGAAGGTTACGCAATGCACCGCAAGAAACTGCGATTGCCAACGGATCGGCTACTCAAGATTAACGACTCGGTGGGGTTTCATCCGTCGATGCGTTCTGCGGCGGATCTGCTTGAACAGGGTAAGCTTGGTATCGTTCAATGTGTCGGCTATCCCAACCCGAGTCGGTCTCACGACACGAGCATGGCGATCTGGCACTCGGCTCAAGTTGGTGACGAAGACGTGCTGCGATCTCATGGGTGGCTTGGCATGGCGATGGACGCCGCCCGCAAGAAAACAGATGACCCGGACATGATTCTGGTCGGCGATGAATCGCAACCGCTGGCCATCCAGAGTCGACGCTCGACTGCCGTGACGCTATCGAGCCTGACCGATTTGCGACTGCGCCAGCCTGCTCACGCTCAACCAAAACCTACAAGCGACCAGGCTTCCGAGTCCTCGCTTGCCCAATTCGTCGACCAAACGATGCAAGACGCGATTGCCACCGCCAGTGCATTGGAGCGAAACACCGAGGGTGGAGCCGATGGTAGTGCCAAGTACCCAACTACAAGAATCGGCAGGCGCATGCAAACCATTTCGACCATGGTCAAGAGCGGTTTTCAAACACCCATCTACTACGCAATTCAAAGCGGCTACGACACCCACGCGGCTCAATTGCCGTCGCACTCCCGGTTGTTACGAGAGTTTTCCGATGCCACCAAAGCATTTCTCGACGACATTGAAGCATCGGGACTGTCCGATCAAGTGTGCGTGATGGGCTTCAGCGAATTTGGCCGGCGAGTCGCTGAGAACAACTCCGAAGGAACCGACCATGGAACGGCCGGCCCCGTCTTTCTCGCCGGCAACCGAGTCCGATCTGGTCTGATTGGAACAACGCCCAAGCTGACCGACCTCGTCGACGGTGACCTGCAAATGAGCACTGACTTTCGCAACATGTACCAGGAAGTCACTCAGGCCTGGTTGGGTATTTCGGAATTGCAAGCCGCAGAATCTCCGTCTTCACTGAAACTATTTGACGCGTAG
- a CDS encoding DUF1800 domain-containing protein produces MNDPRPTEWKQFIPSDALPWDLRRIHHLHRRAGFAANWNGLQRDLQAGPEVAVDRVLRGGNATDDFDSLQRLIGDAAVSSGDINRLKAWWFYRILYSGDPLIERMTLMWHNHFATSNLKVANVAMMKRQNDLLRRHAMGKFGDLLRAVIKDAAMMVWLDANANRKGKPNENLARELMELFTLGVGHYSETDVKEVARALTGWTVRGGDFEHVPAYHDDGTKQMLGEQGDFDGDDVLAILLKQEPPARRIAMRLCEVFFGEDVITDDALDELASGLRDHDLDIGWAVETILRSEAFFSEDNIGNRVLEPIQFMIGPLWALEMLDPPPSTLLLAEWASKLGQDLFYPPNVFGWPGGRSWLTTRTMIGRANYVSALCRGELHRPNRPPDIAVLAKKHGFSTPADQSTFASWLLLGHENATGDMKAILRRPASQLG; encoded by the coding sequence ATGAACGATCCTCGCCCAACCGAATGGAAGCAATTCATTCCCTCCGACGCATTGCCGTGGGATCTTCGTCGCATTCACCATTTGCATCGGCGTGCCGGTTTCGCCGCGAACTGGAATGGCCTGCAACGGGATCTTCAGGCTGGGCCCGAGGTCGCCGTTGATCGAGTCTTGCGTGGCGGGAACGCGACGGATGATTTTGATTCGCTCCAGCGACTGATTGGTGACGCCGCGGTCAGTTCCGGTGACATCAATCGACTGAAGGCTTGGTGGTTCTATCGGATCTTGTATTCGGGTGATCCGCTGATCGAACGCATGACGTTGATGTGGCACAATCACTTTGCGACCAGCAACTTGAAGGTTGCCAACGTGGCGATGATGAAACGTCAGAACGACTTGTTGCGAAGGCACGCAATGGGCAAGTTCGGTGATCTCTTGCGAGCGGTCATCAAAGATGCGGCGATGATGGTCTGGCTGGATGCAAACGCCAATCGCAAAGGCAAACCGAACGAGAACCTTGCTCGCGAGTTAATGGAATTGTTCACGCTGGGCGTCGGTCACTACAGCGAAACCGATGTGAAGGAAGTCGCTCGAGCACTAACGGGCTGGACGGTTCGTGGCGGCGACTTCGAGCACGTGCCGGCGTACCACGATGACGGAACCAAGCAGATGCTCGGTGAGCAAGGCGATTTCGATGGCGATGATGTGCTGGCCATCCTGCTGAAACAAGAACCGCCCGCCCGGCGAATTGCGATGCGTTTGTGCGAAGTCTTTTTTGGCGAAGATGTCATCACGGACGATGCGCTCGACGAACTGGCCAGCGGTCTTCGCGACCATGACCTGGATATTGGCTGGGCCGTTGAGACCATCCTCCGCAGCGAAGCGTTCTTTTCCGAGGACAACATCGGCAACCGTGTGCTGGAACCAATTCAGTTCATGATTGGGCCGCTGTGGGCGTTGGAAATGCTCGATCCGCCGCCGAGCACATTGTTGCTGGCGGAGTGGGCGTCCAAGCTCGGCCAAGACCTGTTCTATCCGCCCAACGTGTTTGGCTGGCCCGGCGGTCGATCGTGGCTAACGACCCGAACAATGATCGGCCGTGCTAACTATGTGTCAGCGTTGTGCCGGGGCGAGTTGCATCGGCCGAATAGGCCACCAGACATCGCGGTTTTGGCAAAGAAGCACGGCTTTTCGACGCCGGCTGATCAATCCACGTTCGCGAGCTGGTTGCTCTTGGGTCACGAGAATGCAACCGGTGACATGAAAGCGATCCTTCGGCGACCGGCGTCGCAACTTGGTTAG